Proteins co-encoded in one Hyla sarda isolate aHylSar1 chromosome 4, aHylSar1.hap1, whole genome shotgun sequence genomic window:
- the BRME1 gene encoding break repair meiotic recombinase recruitment factor 1 isoform X4 has translation MKRKRKATSTSSTSRKTSESSVKCPGPTSPEPNVKDEEPVKKNIVKEDESSVERNMEEKDENQTGPCQGLTDVQRNSTSLEVSSSLPLIEAVLPDGQQGHHHDVNAGDDRVLLVASTVDIADQVSDGILSNPSPMLTKRTSVTETTDISERCPHETVMSATSVTETTDISERCPHQTVMSATSVTETTDISERCPHETVMSATSVTETTDISERCPHETVMSATSVTETTDISERCPHQTVMSATSVTETTDISERCPHETVMSATSVTETTDISERCPHETVMSATSVTETTDISERCPHETVMSATSVTETTDISERCPHQTVMSATSVTETTDISERCPHETVISATSIKETTDVSKRCPYETVMSATSIKETTDIRERCPHETVMPSTSIMETTDVSEQVNEVHIMSGTLDFPLMVMEGIKDEINQTGCESGDASEMLISDPSIDRNVSVHPADPNSDLQASQKHQPQNPNLLNLPPEITEVKPENSDLQDSQKIKEASSLSDPGVQGRDGEHCQLLHSQPEEIWTPMTDQTLLCGMNIIQSQQTDALGEDPCKLTNGLDLPDSQLLGAWEDSFTTSTTPAKKKRRCHLYCTRSHRGAVKYQSSHYGHLSGTQTEENTTHRGKRVR, from the exons ATGAAGAGGAAAAGGAAGGCAACAA GTACCAGCTCCACTTCCAGGAAGACATCAGAAAGCAGCGTCAAGTGTCCAGGACCAACCTCACCTGAGCCCAACGTGAAAGATGAGGAACCTGTAAAGAAGAACATTGTGAAGGAAGATGAGTCTTCAGTGGAGAGAAACATGGAGGAGAAGGATGAAAACCAAACAGGACCCTGCCAG GGCCTCACTGACGTTCAGCGGAATTCTACTTCTCTAGAAGTGTCCTCTTCATTGCCGCTAATTGAAGCAGTACTCCCAGATGGCCAACAGGGGCATCATCATGATGTAAACGCTGGAGATGATAGGGTCTTGTTAGTGGCATCCACTGTAGATATTGCAGATCAAGTCAGTGATGGGATCCTAAGTAATCCTAGTCCTATGCTCACTAAACGCACCAGTGTAACAGAGACCACAGACATCAGTGAGAGATGTCCTCACGAGACAGTCATGTCAGCCACCAGTGTAACAGAGACCACAGACATCAGTGAGAGATGCCCTCACCAGACAGTCATGTCAGCCACCAGTGTAACGGAGACCACAGACATCAGTGAGAGATGTCCTCACGAGACAGTCATGTCAGCCACCAGTGTAACGGAGACCACAGACATCAGTGAGAGATGTCCTCACGAGACAGTCATGTCAGCCACCAGTGTAACAGAGACCACAGACATCAGTGAGAGATGTCCTCACCAGACAGTCATGTCAGCCACCAGTGTAACAGAGACCACAGACATCAGTGAGAGATGTCCTCACGAGACAGTCATGTCAGCCACCAGTGTAACAGAGACCACAGACATCAGTGAGAGATGTCCTCACGAGACAGTCATGTCAGCCACCAGTGTAACGGAGACCACAGACATCAGTGAGAGATGTCCTCACGAGACAGTCATGTCAGCCACCAGTGTAACAGAGACCACAGACATCAGTGAGAGATGTCCTCACCAGACAGTCATGTCAGCCACGAGTGTAACAGAGACCACAGACATCAGTGAGAGATGCCCTCATGAGACAGTCATTTCAGCCACTAGTATAAAAGAGACCACAGACGTAAGTAAGAGATGTCCTTATGAGACAGTCATGTCAGCCACTAGTATAAAAGAGACCACAGACATCAGAGAGAGATGCCCTCATGAGACAGTCATGCCATCCACCAGCATAATGGAGACCACAGACGTCAGTGAGCAAGTGAATGAAGTTCATATAATGAGCGGAACCTTAGACTTCCCCCTCATGGTCATGGAGGGTATAAAAGATGAAATAAATCAAACTGGTTGTGAGTCAGGGGACGCCTCTGAAATGCTGATCAGTGACCCTTCTATAGACAGAAATGTCTCAGTCCACCCTGCAGACCCAAACTCTGATTTACAGGCATCCCAGAAACATCAACCCCAAAACCCCAATCTGCTAAATCTGCCACCTGAAATCACCGAGGTAAAACCCGAAAACTCAGACCTGCAAGATTCACAGAAAATAAAAGAGGCGTCCTCCTTATCTGATCCGGGGGTACAGGGTAGAGATGGGGAACATTGCCAACTTCTCCATTCACAACCAGAAGAGATCTGGACACCGATGACGGACCAAACTCTCCTCTGCGGAATGAACATTATCCAATCACAACAAACTGATGCTCTGGGTGAGGATCCCTGTAAACTGACCAATGGCCTGGACTTGCCGGACAGCCAGCTGCTCGGAGCCTGGGAGGATAGCTTCACTACGTCAACG